The genomic segment ttgggacccctttgaggtggcccgtttggtggctgatctagcTGGGAGgttggcgcagcctgattcctagctagCTGGATAGCtacttcaagggctgccatggcatccctctgtcgacggtccatctctgcctgctgctcgctcagctcctgacgctggcactctatctccctttgctgcgacaccattatctcggcagcgttctcttgattagccctcagattggccaactcatcttgaaacacccccagtgttgtcttcagggtctcagaatccaactcctcatcaaactccaaatgaggttcgtcttcaaccacatttgggggaggaggctgggatggtgcagcggcagcctgtccattcttcttggtagtttttgccattagattctttgtcaagatctcaatgaaagcaccagaatgttgaccctcgttttggtcaacgacacggagtcaaataaacgacaggaaattagtacgatgcttgagaaaacaatctaatggaaattaaagaacacaaataattatagtggttcggccccaatgattggtaatgacctacgtccacttgatactattattaatattgagtgtaacaacccaaatttactaataaggcttggggccttgattagtgtgcctggagggcaataattgttatattgtattaatctatgtgaatttaatgaatatgtggatagaatgcatgtgttaggtgattaaatatgcatgtgggccccatttggttgtcgggggcataactgtatataaatgtgataaattgttgagaccacattattatgtggatatatttgtgatctatgaatcgagacgatcctagtgagagaGCTAGCGaaaaaagtcacgacggggatttatacctagtTGGGGGCGAGCgtgggggtataaataggaatttagagaatatattgggatcTACTTTGATATTGGAGAATATAACTGGTGATTAGCTAAGTGTCGGgaggtaagcggtaaatattagagacacttgaggaattagcgggaatcgggtgaaaagaccaaaatacccctaggtggatttaaagacttaggatttatgggagggtattgtggtcatttggcatataAGGGATAGGAATAACttaggctttatgccttagtgggaagagtagaaagggctggaaatgttctgaaggaaagaaaagaaaggaaaagaaggaaagaaaaagggaaagaaaggcAGGGTCGGTTTGGCATTTCTCCACCAGTTTTTGAGGTCttttggagcagaaactcagGAGGAGTTTGAGCAGGAGCTAGAGGCTAGAATCCTTGTGTTAACTTGAGAAATTGGCAAAGAAAttcatccacttgaggtaagactttgaggttttcttaAGTTTTTTATGTTGGTGTTGAACCAGTTTTCTAAGCAAGGTTCTGTGGGAAACTTAGGGAGTTGAAGCTAggaatttgaggaggtgaaggctaagcaaagGTGGAAGATAACCTCAGCCAAGTTCAttcatcagaggtaaggaactttagtttcaagctttgtgatttctatGGTTCtggctgagtttctgagttttaggtTCAGTTATGGTGCAATCTTGGATTAAGGATGCATGTGGTTGATTGtgtatggttgggatgcttgagatgagttagacatgttagtaggcttgtttttaagtttgggtaaagtttggttgagttttggtcaagtttggctcggggaaagtcgaaggagaaaatggcaggttttgctgttctgtgactagcgctacagcgctagcctttgggcgctgtagcgctaggccaagtgttctgggcgagttgggctctgtttgtagcgctgtagcgccctccttagagcgctatagcgctaccctgtttccagaaaggggtttttgagttattttcaagggtttttgcccgggggttcggggttcgattccaccaccttgtttggtggaattggggcttcccgagggctcgggattggtcccgaggttaggtgttgaacttgaggtttggtgatgattctgatctatggctgtgactcgGTGTACGCTAGgactcaagagggatcgtgctcaaggatcaagtgAACGGAGCTagggaatctaaggtaagaaaactcttgttcccatagagcttgtatgcagggttgagcccaatgtgtttgaattggaGGGCGTAGCCCTTTAGTTGAATTGGTTAGTGTTcaatatatgtttgttatgctatgaatgcaattatgtcaatgatcggcaagagctgggaacggtgtaggccgaggtcggcaggggccgagaacggcaaagggccggaaacggcattaggcatgttgagtgcaaggccgagtacggcaaggggccgggagcagcgttgagcacgtggagtgcgagtccctaaaggatacctgggatatcctcacagtgtggaccgcgaacccagggcctggtaaagcgcctgggacggctaggccgtatgtgtttagcctattgatggccagtttatatacttggtgtatgttttgcatatgttatctgtttgtgggttttcttgctgggcttcggctcacagatgctttgtggtgcaggtaaggaccaggagaaagccaaccaaccatgagtgtagcaggcatgaagcggcgtgtacatgtttggcctgcctggctgccacagccggtggattttgggagatggttgtaaataaacctagtttttgtcgtttagtcaacttggttcaatttatatgttgtaaatatttctaaatcgtatttcgggatcccaagtgttaaacttttatgattttcaatgaaatggagttatttctaaagttttcttctatttatggcttaattacactatttgacctaaaacctcgattagcgagttgaatgcacattttttaaactcacttagtaacggctctaaggaagtagggcgttacattgagcTTCAAagatgtgatcaaagaactagggttcctgagtttcacaatccttagaaggagaaaacaatacaaacgatggataatagtaatgcaattcggaaaaagatccaaagatcctccccttgagctatttcttgtatatttataggctcaaggagggttacatgagtcaattaatcatatctttccttaataaacggatattcaggttataatgaagagatattctcgaatatcattacaactatacagatttacacataaataaacagagtatacgaccaggctggtcctatataaaacttgaactccgcatatggaaatatctttggtcgataggcgagcagcatctctgccacgtgtcgaaaattcttgctaCGTCATCAACAGCTTCTTTTTGGATAAACAAaaatcttattttatcattacagcattatatgcaaGTCATTTATTCTGCATTATCTTTATATCTTGTTACATATTGCACTCCTTCTCCATCTCTCCCTCCCCGTCAttgaaattaatttatttatacatGTATGCTAATGTTACTAGGCACACAGCTCTTTAAAATAACATgaggaaaaaaataataataataagacatGCTACTAACAACCATTGTAATTTTTTCAAAGATACAGACAGAAGTTTATAAAAACATACCATACGTATGACACAATCTGGATTTCAGTTTCAGATATTCAGTAAACTATTCAAAAGGAAATCCAATATGTCACAACAACAACATACTGTAACATAACATACACTAACAGAAGTACAGAAACTAAAGCAGTGTGCGGGCTAATGACCGCAAAGCCCAAATTCTTAACTTTCTTCTTGTTTTGGCAAAAGCTTCAGTTTCCGATTAGGGAGTTCAAAATGGATAAGGATCAATTATTCTAAACTAACACCTTTTCTTTGTACATTGTACTTTGtacttgttttcttcttttttttgttaCTTTAACATGCACAACAAATCATTTTGATATGGTGAAAGTACCACATCATTTCCTCAGCAAGTTTTTTGAGAAAATCTTCTTGCAGAATGGGCTGGTTCGTAGCATCATGTAAGGCCGAAGTGCTCTGACGAGGGAATCATGAAGAGTGCCTGTGCCCTGTCATGAAGAATAGACCTTAGAACACAAATGAAACTGATAGAGAGAAGAGAAAGTGTGGGGTTTGTTAGACATGGATTCAACTCCTTGCCTTTGTAACTTCGAGAGCAGATCGAATGACATAATTAGCAAAAGGATGTTCCAACAAGTGATCAAAGTGAGAAACTGAGAGCAATTCATTGATGATGCTTGGACGAATCTCTTCTACATGCTTGAGACATTTTTCAACCACGTGACTGCTAAACTTCTGCATTGAGAGGTACTCATAGTTCCCTTTAAACTGAGAAGCCAATTTGGCAGTGGCAGATGGGAGTCTTAGCTCTATGATAAACTGAATAACATAATTCCTGCAATTGAAAAGTAAAGAGTCGAAGGCAATGCAAAAGTGTCACGAAATACACAACTGAACTAAGAGAAGAATTCCTTCATGTTCACAACTTTTTTACCAGATAACCATTCAGACCATATATCTTAAACAATTAGCAACATCTCTCACTGAATCATGTACTACCTTTTAGAAAAAGATATTCTCATAGTTCCAAGTTCTGATGCATTGAACAAATAACAggcttttttttaatatatgagtATGTATTTCACATATAGAAGGAAGAATAACGCAACAGAACAAATAGATTAGAGTGAAGTTATAAGATTGTTTACCCATAAGGATCTTGAGCAAGGAAAAGTGCATTGTTTGTAATTTCTGTCACCAACTTGTCTTGATGCTTTCCCGTGGAATATGAAATGCACCATTGCAGCACACAACATCCATGCTGATGAGTTGCGATATCAATACAATACTTAGCAGCAGCATGAAATATGAGCTGCCAAAGATGATCAATTAAGCATAGAACCACTTAAGAATCTTTTTCAACAGAGTTGCAGGAATTCTAAAAAAATAGTTGATTTCATTCTATAGACAGGACTCCTAGATGCATAGGTATGAACAGTGAAGATGTGAAATCAGGAGTTTGATGAAATAGTTTGAGATAGCGTTATTACACCAAACAAAGCTATCTTTATTTAACTCGTTAAATTAACATGTCCATTTGAATCCAGGAGTCTACACTTATCTCTAAGTTTTTATAATACTCCAATCAAGTCGACCAACAATTGCCTAAATCAAGAAACGCCAGCCTTAGGAAAGTCCATGAATTCATAGCATTGTCTATCAGGAGGCACACTTTGTGTTTAAGATTCTAGAGTAGTGTGCTAGAAAAATAAGAATACCTTTTCTCTAAAACAAATGCTCTGAGATAAAATCCCAAGAACAAGATACTTTCAGAAATTAGATTATGGCAATTATATAACTATAAAAGAAATAGGAATGAACGAAGGAAAAGGAATTTCAGAGTTCCAGACCATCATTGGTGCAAGCATGACTATACTTTATAGGACCCCTAGTGACATACAATAGAGAAAAATTGGAACACTGGACAAAATTGCACCaatatattttgccattagagatATCAGGCTAACAAAACTAGATAGTAGTATACGAGAGTAAAAGGCCTTGCAATGATGATCTTCAAGCATCAACTGACAACACAAAAAGAAAAAACATTAAGTTGATTTTGTGACAAGTAAAGCAAATGATTTTGTGACAAGAAAAGCAAACATCAATAAGTAATAAGTTTGTAAACTTATCACGAGATTGGTGTCTAATGTATGGTAACATATTTTCCTGTTAATTGAAGATATGACTTGAGTATTGCTAGACTTGAGTTATTGGTGTTCAATGAGTTGTAGCTGACTCCAAAAGGATGGAGTATGAAGTTCACATGGTTCATAACGTTTTTATGATTGGTTTCATAAGAATTCGGCACACAACAAGCTTTGTTCCAGCAACTTGAATATGATCTTTGAAGAGAAGGCACTAGAAAGCTCATTCAGCTTTGCCCATGTGCTAAGTTAAAACTCAGTTCATAATAATATTAATGCACGAAAATGGTAACTTCTTAAAATAAGATATGTTGCCTTTCGATAAAGAGATGACTTGAAGAAAGTATCCATCCAAAATACAAACGCACACAAGAATAATTTTGCATGAGCGGTATTCCGCTTGTTGTGATCTACATTACAAACATTTAAGGAAACTCAAAAAGATCAGAAGAACAGCAAGAAATACAGAACCTTCATTGCTGAAGATATGCAACATTAAAAAGCATGTCGATAAATCAAGCtataaacaaaagaaagaaaagcATATACCGAATTGTCTTCATTGCTAAGGCATTGCAAGCAACGCTGCACAACATGATTTCCATTTAAATTCTTAACAAGTTGAAGAAAACCAGGTTCAAGGGCTGACATAATCAAATGTATAAGATCTCTATCTTCCGATGTCTCAATGAACTTCTGTACCACACGcgagctaaaataaaatattacCAAATAGttgggagagagagaaaaagaaaacgtCAGAAAAGAACAAATATACTCAAGTAGGAGCCATAAATACTTGAGCTATTGAGGATTACCCGTGTGTGTTTAGAGAAACTTCAACAAGCTGTCCTGGTTCTTGGGTCATCACAAGCACAATCTGTAGTTTTTGTTCTTTACAACAAACATCCAAGAGCTTCTGTACAAGGTAATTTCCAAAAGGGTTCATCGAGAGCTCCACAACATGATCAATTATTCCGTCAAATATTATCTGCACATCTTTACTTGTTCCCTGATCAAACAACATTTGCAAGGTTCGGCAACCATATTGATCCTTTGCTATATAGTGTATATAACCCCGCAGCTCATCTAAAGAACAAATTATTGGCGGACAGGGCAGCTGCGAATCGTTACTCGAACTCCATTTATTTTCACCAATTTTTCCACGAGGGAAATGAGAATCTAGGCTAAAGCTTTTGTCTCTTTCATTTGAAATTGAGGTACCATTGCTGGAATCCATGACATCACTCAAACACTTTCCTTCTATGATGAAACTATCTTCAAAAGTAAAATCCTCGAGGTCCCCTGCACATTGTTCATACCTGAAAACCGGAGGAACCTCACCTCTTGGGTTTGCTCTAGTCCATTCTTCCATCACTGAAAGATTATGCAATGGACTTCTCATATTCTCTCCTAGATTGGGTTGCAGCAAATGAGAGGAGCAAAATGAACATGTGAAACTCTTACCTCCATTAGAATCATTTCCATGTAACTGTGAGC from the Humulus lupulus chromosome X, drHumLupu1.1, whole genome shotgun sequence genome contains:
- the LOC133803899 gene encoding putative pumilio homolog 7, chloroplastic, whose translation is MNREGEFENSMSGIFIPPPSPHLNHRYDNDLVSSSSMSRASRQSEYSHSNSFSNGFDFSNDASYSSPFEKSLYLRRSTGLLFNSNASSYSQTNEELVNDLGLPESFFRMQQEEGARIRGFDRDSYGIVLGNGSFWGAISYNLESTGQYEDFNNDTVGYEASRSCKSAVPVSSNGDMRFKPLRFRQGYIVGDETGSPLTLIHSTSRSSSPSFNDSRMSYILGQPQEQNVGRCFRDAQLQNPISRSDCDGDFVCSQLHGNDSNGGKSFTCSFCSSHLLQPNLGENMRSPLHNLSVMEEWTRANPRGEVPPVFRYEQCAGDLEDFTFEDSFIIEGKCLSDVMDSSNGTSISNERDKSFSLDSHFPRGKIGENKWSSSNDSQLPCPPIICSLDELRGYIHYIAKDQYGCRTLQMLFDQGTSKDVQIIFDGIIDHVVELSMNPFGNYLVQKLLDVCCKEQKLQIVLVMTQEPGQLVEVSLNTHGSRVVQKFIETSEDRDLIHLIMSALEPGFLQLVKNLNGNHVVQRCLQCLSNEDNSLIFHAAAKYCIDIATHQHGCCVLQWCISYSTGKHQDKLVTEITNNALFLAQDPYGNYVIQFIIELRLPSATAKLASQFKGNYEYLSMQKFSSHVVEKCLKHVEEIRPSIINELLSVSHFDHLLEHPFANYVIRSALEVTKGTGTLHDSLVRALRPYMMLRTSPFCKKIFSKNLLRK